From Coffea arabica cultivar ET-39 chromosome 10e, Coffea Arabica ET-39 HiFi, whole genome shotgun sequence, one genomic window encodes:
- the LOC113712937 gene encoding gamma-glutamylcyclotransferase 2-3 isoform X2, with amino-acid sequence MAMWVFGYGSLIWKTGFHYDDRLVGFIKGYRRVFYQGSTDHRGTPDFPGRTVTLEPAEGEVCWGVAYKIIRKEDQEEALTYLEVREKQYDQKAHVDIFSDRAATVPAVSGVLIYIASADQKLNRNYLGPASLQEIANQIVRAEGPSGPNRDYLFQLEKALTLLEKHMLSMDWDCLGSVFWLSWNERDWMDFQGLKKHSCIRAHCSLFYMLSLDRQTICIDSWMLFGRTSNVSRNILYMMILF; translated from the exons ATGGCGATGTGGGTTTTTGGCTACGGTTCTTTAATTTGGAAAACTGGCTTCCACTATGATGATCGCCTTGTGGGCTTCATCAAAGGCTATCGTCGGGTCTTCTACCAAG GGAGTACTGATCACAGGGGCACTCCAGACTTCCCAGGTAGAACTGTCACATTGGAGCCTGCTGAAGGGGAGGTTTGT TGGGGTGTTGCATACAAGATAATCCGGAAGGAAGATCAAGAAGAAGCACTGACG TATCTTGAAGTGAGGGAAAAGCAATATGACCAAAAAGCGCATGTTGATATATTTTCT GATCGGGCTGCCACTGTCCCAGCAGTGTCTGGTGTATTGAT ATATATTGCATCAGCTGACCAGAAGCTCAACAGGAATTACCTTGGGCCTGCATCCCTTCAGGAAATTGCAAA TCAAATTGTTCGTGCTGAAGGCCCCTCTGGACCTAACAGAGACTACCTTTTCCAGCTTGAAAAGGCACTTACTCTTTTAG AAAAGCACATGCTCTCCATGGATTGGGACTGCCTGGGAAGTGTGTTTTGGTTATCATGGAATGAGAGGGATTGGATGGATTTTCAGGGCTTAAAGAAACATTCATGTATTAGAGCACACTGTAGTTTGTTTTACATGTTGTCTTTGGATAGACAGACAATTTGCATTGACTCTTGGATGCTTTTTGGTCGAACTTCAAATGTCAGTAGAAACATTTTGTATATGATGATTCTGTTTTAG
- the LOC113712937 gene encoding gamma-glutamylcyclotransferase 2-3 isoform X6 produces the protein MAMWVFGYGSLIWKTGFHYDDRLVGFIKGYRRVFYQGSTDHRGTPDFPGRTVTLEPAEGEVCWGVAYKIIRKEDQEEALTVCFFILYRMHVTLYLEVREKQYDQKAHVDIFSDRAATVPAVSGVLIYIASADQKLNRNYLGPASLQEIANQIVRAEGPSGPNRDYLFQLEKALTLLVFIFTHL, from the exons ATGGCGATGTGGGTTTTTGGCTACGGTTCTTTAATTTGGAAAACTGGCTTCCACTATGATGATCGCCTTGTGGGCTTCATCAAAGGCTATCGTCGGGTCTTCTACCAAG GGAGTACTGATCACAGGGGCACTCCAGACTTCCCAGGTAGAACTGTCACATTGGAGCCTGCTGAAGGGGAGGTTTGT TGGGGTGTTGCATACAAGATAATCCGGAAGGAAGATCAAGAAGAAGCACTGACGGTATGTTTTTTTATACTTTATCGTATGCATGTTACATTA TATCTTGAAGTGAGGGAAAAGCAATATGACCAAAAAGCGCATGTTGATATATTTTCT GATCGGGCTGCCACTGTCCCAGCAGTGTCTGGTGTATTGAT ATATATTGCATCAGCTGACCAGAAGCTCAACAGGAATTACCTTGGGCCTGCATCCCTTCAGGAAATTGCAAA TCAAATTGTTCGTGCTGAAGGCCCCTCTGGACCTAACAGAGACTACCTTTTCCAGCTTGAAAAGGCACTTACTCTTTTAG TCTTCATCTTTACTCACCTGTAG
- the LOC113712937 gene encoding gamma-glutamylcyclotransferase 2-3 isoform X5, whose protein sequence is MAMWVFGYGSLIWKTGFHYDDRLVGFIKGYRRVFYQGSTDHRGTPDFPGRTVTLEPAEGEVCWGVAYKIIRKEDQEEALTYLEVREKQYDQKAHVDIFSDRAATVPAVSGVLIYIASADQKLNRNYLGPASLQEIANQIVRAEGPSGPNRDYLFQLEKALTLLGCEDRHVIDLANEVRSILSGRN, encoded by the exons ATGGCGATGTGGGTTTTTGGCTACGGTTCTTTAATTTGGAAAACTGGCTTCCACTATGATGATCGCCTTGTGGGCTTCATCAAAGGCTATCGTCGGGTCTTCTACCAAG GGAGTACTGATCACAGGGGCACTCCAGACTTCCCAGGTAGAACTGTCACATTGGAGCCTGCTGAAGGGGAGGTTTGT TGGGGTGTTGCATACAAGATAATCCGGAAGGAAGATCAAGAAGAAGCACTGACG TATCTTGAAGTGAGGGAAAAGCAATATGACCAAAAAGCGCATGTTGATATATTTTCT GATCGGGCTGCCACTGTCCCAGCAGTGTCTGGTGTATTGAT ATATATTGCATCAGCTGACCAGAAGCTCAACAGGAATTACCTTGGGCCTGCATCCCTTCAGGAAATTGCAAA TCAAATTGTTCGTGCTGAAGGCCCCTCTGGACCTAACAGAGACTACCTTTTCCAGCTTGAAAAGGCACTTACTCTTTTAG GATGTGAAGATAGACATGTCATTGATCTCGCAAATGAAGTGAGAAGCATTCTTTCAGGGCGGAATTGA
- the LOC113712937 gene encoding gamma-glutamylcyclotransferase 2-3 isoform X7, with protein MAMWVFGYGSLIWKTGFHYDDRLVGFIKGYRRVFYQGSTDHRGTPDFPGRTVTLEPAEGEVCYLEVREKQYDQKAHVDIFSDRAATVPAVSGVLIYIASADQKLNRNYLGPASLQEIANQIVRAEGPSGPNRDYLFQLEKALTLLGCEDRHVIDLANEVRSILSGRN; from the exons ATGGCGATGTGGGTTTTTGGCTACGGTTCTTTAATTTGGAAAACTGGCTTCCACTATGATGATCGCCTTGTGGGCTTCATCAAAGGCTATCGTCGGGTCTTCTACCAAG GGAGTACTGATCACAGGGGCACTCCAGACTTCCCAGGTAGAACTGTCACATTGGAGCCTGCTGAAGGGGAGGTTTGT TATCTTGAAGTGAGGGAAAAGCAATATGACCAAAAAGCGCATGTTGATATATTTTCT GATCGGGCTGCCACTGTCCCAGCAGTGTCTGGTGTATTGAT ATATATTGCATCAGCTGACCAGAAGCTCAACAGGAATTACCTTGGGCCTGCATCCCTTCAGGAAATTGCAAA TCAAATTGTTCGTGCTGAAGGCCCCTCTGGACCTAACAGAGACTACCTTTTCCAGCTTGAAAAGGCACTTACTCTTTTAG GATGTGAAGATAGACATGTCATTGATCTCGCAAATGAAGTGAGAAGCATTCTTTCAGGGCGGAATTGA
- the LOC113712937 gene encoding gamma-glutamylcyclotransferase 2-3 isoform X3: MAMWVFGYGSLIWKTGFHYDDRLVGFIKGYRRVFYQGSTDHRGTPDFPGRTVTLEPAEGEVCYLEVREKQYDQKAHVDIFSDRAATVPAVSGVLIYIASADQKLNRNYLGPASLQEIANQIVRAEGPSGPNRDYLFQLEKALTLLEKHMLSMDWDCLGSVFWLSWNERDWMDFQGLKKHSCIRAHCSLFYMLSLDRQTICIDSWMLFGRTSNVSRNILYMMILF, translated from the exons ATGGCGATGTGGGTTTTTGGCTACGGTTCTTTAATTTGGAAAACTGGCTTCCACTATGATGATCGCCTTGTGGGCTTCATCAAAGGCTATCGTCGGGTCTTCTACCAAG GGAGTACTGATCACAGGGGCACTCCAGACTTCCCAGGTAGAACTGTCACATTGGAGCCTGCTGAAGGGGAGGTTTGT TATCTTGAAGTGAGGGAAAAGCAATATGACCAAAAAGCGCATGTTGATATATTTTCT GATCGGGCTGCCACTGTCCCAGCAGTGTCTGGTGTATTGAT ATATATTGCATCAGCTGACCAGAAGCTCAACAGGAATTACCTTGGGCCTGCATCCCTTCAGGAAATTGCAAA TCAAATTGTTCGTGCTGAAGGCCCCTCTGGACCTAACAGAGACTACCTTTTCCAGCTTGAAAAGGCACTTACTCTTTTAG AAAAGCACATGCTCTCCATGGATTGGGACTGCCTGGGAAGTGTGTTTTGGTTATCATGGAATGAGAGGGATTGGATGGATTTTCAGGGCTTAAAGAAACATTCATGTATTAGAGCACACTGTAGTTTGTTTTACATGTTGTCTTTGGATAGACAGACAATTTGCATTGACTCTTGGATGCTTTTTGGTCGAACTTCAAATGTCAGTAGAAACATTTTGTATATGATGATTCTGTTTTAG
- the LOC113712937 gene encoding gamma-glutamylcyclotransferase 2-3 isoform X4, which translates to MAMWVFGYGSLIWKTGFHYDDRLVGFIKGYRRVFYQGSTDHRGTPDFPGRTVTLEPAEGEVCWGVAYKIIRKEDQEEALTVCFFILYRMHVTLYLEVREKQYDQKAHVDIFSDRAATVPAVSGVLIYIASADQKLNRNYLGPASLQEIANQIVRAEGPSGPNRDYLFQLEKALTLLGCEDRHVIDLANEVRSILSGRN; encoded by the exons ATGGCGATGTGGGTTTTTGGCTACGGTTCTTTAATTTGGAAAACTGGCTTCCACTATGATGATCGCCTTGTGGGCTTCATCAAAGGCTATCGTCGGGTCTTCTACCAAG GGAGTACTGATCACAGGGGCACTCCAGACTTCCCAGGTAGAACTGTCACATTGGAGCCTGCTGAAGGGGAGGTTTGT TGGGGTGTTGCATACAAGATAATCCGGAAGGAAGATCAAGAAGAAGCACTGACGGTATGTTTTTTTATACTTTATCGTATGCATGTTACATTA TATCTTGAAGTGAGGGAAAAGCAATATGACCAAAAAGCGCATGTTGATATATTTTCT GATCGGGCTGCCACTGTCCCAGCAGTGTCTGGTGTATTGAT ATATATTGCATCAGCTGACCAGAAGCTCAACAGGAATTACCTTGGGCCTGCATCCCTTCAGGAAATTGCAAA TCAAATTGTTCGTGCTGAAGGCCCCTCTGGACCTAACAGAGACTACCTTTTCCAGCTTGAAAAGGCACTTACTCTTTTAG GATGTGAAGATAGACATGTCATTGATCTCGCAAATGAAGTGAGAAGCATTCTTTCAGGGCGGAATTGA
- the LOC113712937 gene encoding gamma-glutamylcyclotransferase 2-3 isoform X1 yields MAMWVFGYGSLIWKTGFHYDDRLVGFIKGYRRVFYQGSTDHRGTPDFPGRTVTLEPAEGEVCWGVAYKIIRKEDQEEALTVCFFILYRMHVTLYLEVREKQYDQKAHVDIFSDRAATVPAVSGVLIYIASADQKLNRNYLGPASLQEIANQIVRAEGPSGPNRDYLFQLEKALTLLEKHMLSMDWDCLGSVFWLSWNERDWMDFQGLKKHSCIRAHCSLFYMLSLDRQTICIDSWMLFGRTSNVSRNILYMMILF; encoded by the exons ATGGCGATGTGGGTTTTTGGCTACGGTTCTTTAATTTGGAAAACTGGCTTCCACTATGATGATCGCCTTGTGGGCTTCATCAAAGGCTATCGTCGGGTCTTCTACCAAG GGAGTACTGATCACAGGGGCACTCCAGACTTCCCAGGTAGAACTGTCACATTGGAGCCTGCTGAAGGGGAGGTTTGT TGGGGTGTTGCATACAAGATAATCCGGAAGGAAGATCAAGAAGAAGCACTGACGGTATGTTTTTTTATACTTTATCGTATGCATGTTACATTA TATCTTGAAGTGAGGGAAAAGCAATATGACCAAAAAGCGCATGTTGATATATTTTCT GATCGGGCTGCCACTGTCCCAGCAGTGTCTGGTGTATTGAT ATATATTGCATCAGCTGACCAGAAGCTCAACAGGAATTACCTTGGGCCTGCATCCCTTCAGGAAATTGCAAA TCAAATTGTTCGTGCTGAAGGCCCCTCTGGACCTAACAGAGACTACCTTTTCCAGCTTGAAAAGGCACTTACTCTTTTAG AAAAGCACATGCTCTCCATGGATTGGGACTGCCTGGGAAGTGTGTTTTGGTTATCATGGAATGAGAGGGATTGGATGGATTTTCAGGGCTTAAAGAAACATTCATGTATTAGAGCACACTGTAGTTTGTTTTACATGTTGTCTTTGGATAGACAGACAATTTGCATTGACTCTTGGATGCTTTTTGGTCGAACTTCAAATGTCAGTAGAAACATTTTGTATATGATGATTCTGTTTTAG
- the LOC113712937 gene encoding uncharacterized protein isoform X8 has translation MMIALWASSKAIVGSSTKGVLITGALQTSQVELSHWSLLKGRFVQIVRAEGPSGPNRDYLFQLEKALTLLEKHMLSMDWDCLGSVFWLSWNERDWMDFQGLKKHSCIRAHCSLFYMLSLDRQTICIDSWMLFGRTSNVSRNILYMMILF, from the exons ATGATGATCGCCTTGTGGGCTTCATCAAAGGCTATCGTCGGGTCTTCTACCAAG GGAGTACTGATCACAGGGGCACTCCAGACTTCCCAGGTAGAACTGTCACATTGGAGCCTGCTGAAGGGGAGGTTTGT TCAAATTGTTCGTGCTGAAGGCCCCTCTGGACCTAACAGAGACTACCTTTTCCAGCTTGAAAAGGCACTTACTCTTTTAG AAAAGCACATGCTCTCCATGGATTGGGACTGCCTGGGAAGTGTGTTTTGGTTATCATGGAATGAGAGGGATTGGATGGATTTTCAGGGCTTAAAGAAACATTCATGTATTAGAGCACACTGTAGTTTGTTTTACATGTTGTCTTTGGATAGACAGACAATTTGCATTGACTCTTGGATGCTTTTTGGTCGAACTTCAAATGTCAGTAGAAACATTTTGTATATGATGATTCTGTTTTAG
- the LOC113711861 gene encoding kunitz trypsin inhibitor 5-like produces MKETLLPFFLSFLLFTSSPSSAARPASNAVRDIDGKKVIVGAHYYILPVIRGRGGGLTLGSADNETCPLDVIQEQFEVKRGLPLTFTPVNTTKGVVPVSTDLNIKFFAATICVQSTVWKLEFDADISQYVIVSGGIEGNPGRETISNWFKIEKYDQDYKLVYCPTVCNFCKVICRDVGIFVQNGRRRLALSDVPFRVFFKKAEY; encoded by the coding sequence atgaaggaaacgCTGCTACCTTTCTTCCTCTCATTTCTTCTCTTCACCTCATCCCCCTCTTCAGCCGCTCGACCAGCCAGTAATGCCGTTCGTGACATCGACGGAAAAAAGGTCATCGTCGGAGCCCATTACTACATATTGCCTGTTATTCGCGGCCGCGGTGGCGGCCTAACTCTTGGCAGCGCCGACAACGAAACTTGCCCTCTTGATGTCATCCAGGAGCAGTTTGAAGTTAAAAGGGGCCTCCCGTTAACGTTTACACCAGTAAACACCACTAAAGGCGTGGTCCCAGTTTCAACTGATCTGAACATCAAGTTCTTTGCTGCTACAATTTGTGTTCAGTCAACTGTCTGGAAGCTTGAATTTGACGCAGATATATCACAATACGTGATAGTCAGTGGCGGAATTGAAGGAAATCCAGGCCGTGAAACCATAAGCAACTGGTTCAAGATTGAAAAATATGATCAGGATTACAAGCTCGTTTATTGTCCTACTGTTTGTAACTTCTGTAAGGTCATCTGCAGAGATGTTGGGATATTTGTGCAGAATGGGAGGAGACGTCTTGCTTTGAGTGATGTACCATTCAGGGTTTTCTTCAAGAAAGCTGAATATTGA